Proteins from a genomic interval of Pseudomonas sp. RC10:
- the pcsA gene encoding phosphatidylcholine synthase — protein MIPIQRIAWLKAWGAHGFTATGVVLAFLATIALFDNQPKACLLWLGIALIVDGLDGSLARKVNVQSVLPHFDGSVLDLVIDYLTYVFIPALFIYRYIPLPDYTLLLTISIILVSSLFCFCNTEMKSKDNYFVGFPAAWNVVALCVYILSPAPWLTFITVICLALLTVTRMKFLHPFRVRRFMPLNIAVTSVWFLCSFLMVINHPYNGSWVLSVWLAMSAYFLGICIWRTSLEWIDKARY, from the coding sequence ATGATTCCAATTCAACGTATCGCCTGGCTCAAAGCGTGGGGTGCCCATGGTTTTACGGCCACCGGCGTCGTCCTCGCGTTCCTCGCGACCATCGCGCTGTTCGATAACCAGCCCAAGGCGTGCCTCCTGTGGCTGGGCATCGCGCTGATCGTGGACGGCCTGGACGGCTCGCTGGCGCGCAAGGTCAACGTGCAGTCGGTCCTGCCGCATTTTGACGGTTCGGTACTGGACCTGGTCATCGATTACCTGACCTACGTCTTTATCCCTGCCCTGTTTATCTACCGCTACATTCCCCTCCCCGACTACACCCTGCTGCTGACGATTTCGATCATTCTGGTGTCGTCGCTGTTCTGCTTCTGCAATACCGAGATGAAGAGCAAGGACAATTATTTCGTGGGCTTCCCGGCGGCCTGGAACGTGGTTGCGTTGTGTGTGTACATCCTGTCGCCCGCGCCGTGGCTGACGTTCATCACGGTGATCTGCCTGGCGCTGCTGACCGTCACCCGCATGAAGTTCCTCCACCCGTTCCGCGTACGGCGCTTCATGCCGCTCAACATCGCGGTGACCAGCGTGTGGTTCTTGTGCAGCTTTTTGATGGTGATCAACCATCCCTACAACGGCTCGTGGGTGCTGAGCGTGTGGCTGGCGATGTCGGCGTATTTCCTGGGGATCTGTATCTGGCGCACGTCGCTGGAATGGATTGATAAAGCGCGGTATTGA
- a CDS encoding SDR family oxidoreductase: MKEFEGKIVLVTGGSKGIGLACAQQFAAQGARVVISSRAQANIDAALKTLPGAVGFAADVSDEAFAAALVQRVVLEVGPIDVLVNSAGAAKRSPPQQLTPTFWREAMNAKFFSTINVADPVVKLMAERGQGVIINIIGVGGKVAKPIHLAGGSANAALMLATSGLGNAYAGTGVRVVGINPGLTETGRVAEGMAADAAHGGISMEAAVARSVQKIPMGRMARPEEIADLALFLASDKARYITGTVIAMDGAEFPVI; the protein is encoded by the coding sequence ATGAAAGAATTCGAAGGCAAGATCGTTCTCGTCACCGGCGGCTCAAAAGGCATTGGCCTGGCCTGCGCGCAGCAGTTCGCGGCTCAGGGTGCCCGGGTCGTGATCAGTTCACGCGCCCAGGCCAATATCGACGCAGCGCTGAAGACACTGCCGGGGGCGGTCGGTTTCGCGGCCGATGTTTCCGACGAGGCTTTCGCGGCGGCCTTGGTCCAACGCGTGGTGCTGGAGGTGGGGCCTATTGACGTGCTGGTCAATTCGGCCGGCGCGGCAAAACGCTCCCCGCCGCAACAGCTCACACCGACGTTCTGGCGCGAGGCCATGAACGCCAAGTTTTTTTCGACGATCAACGTCGCGGATCCGGTGGTCAAGCTCATGGCTGAACGCGGCCAGGGTGTGATCATCAACATCATTGGCGTCGGCGGGAAAGTCGCCAAGCCGATTCACCTGGCAGGCGGCTCGGCGAATGCCGCGTTGATGCTGGCGACCTCAGGGCTGGGCAATGCCTACGCGGGGACTGGCGTTCGGGTGGTCGGGATCAACCCCGGTTTGACGGAGACGGGTAGGGTGGCCGAAGGGATGGCGGCCGATGCAGCCCACGGGGGCATCTCCATGGAGGCGGCCGTCGCCCGCAGCGTGCAGAAAATCCCCATGGGGCGAATGGCCAGGCCGGAAGAGATCGCCGACCTGGCGCTGTTCCTGGCGTCCGACAAGGCGCGCTACATCACGGGCACCGTGATTGCGATGGATGGCGCCGAGTTCCCGGTCATTTGA
- a CDS encoding GNAT family N-acetyltransferase: MTVEFRPATAADAREIARLFQITSEGASDYIWSQLAEPGEALLDVGARRYAREGVDFSFQNCLIAEAHGEVIGMMHSYAMREDPNPTPATDPVLAPYADMEIPDTLYISSLALHEGWRSKGLGLRFLESAQARAAAMGLKGLSLIDYAENTGARRFYERHGFSVVKTCQITPHPMIRVTGEAYLMQRLS; the protein is encoded by the coding sequence ATGACTGTCGAGTTTCGTCCGGCCACGGCGGCGGATGCCCGTGAGATTGCCCGTTTGTTTCAGATCACGTCGGAGGGGGCTTCGGATTACATCTGGAGTCAGTTGGCGGAGCCCGGTGAGGCGCTGCTGGACGTAGGGGCTCGGCGTTATGCCAGGGAGGGCGTGGACTTTTCCTTTCAGAACTGCCTGATCGCCGAGGCCCATGGCGAGGTCATTGGCATGATGCACAGCTATGCCATGCGCGAAGACCCGAACCCGACACCGGCGACCGATCCGGTGCTGGCGCCTTACGCAGACATGGAAATCCCTGACACGCTGTACATTTCGAGCCTAGCGTTGCACGAAGGCTGGCGGAGCAAGGGGCTCGGTCTGCGGTTTCTGGAAAGCGCCCAGGCCCGCGCCGCCGCCATGGGCCTGAAGGGATTGAGCCTGATCGATTACGCCGAGAACACCGGCGCTCGACGCTTTTACGAACGTCACGGTTTCAGTGTGGTGAAGACCTGTCAGATCACGCCCCACCCGATGATCAGGGTCACCGGCGAAGCGTATCTGATGCAGCGTTTGAGCTGA
- a CDS encoding U32 family peptidase has translation MSLPKHHLELLSPARDVAIAREAILHGADAIYIGGPSFGARHNAANEVSDIAELVEFARRYHARVFTTINTILHDNELEPARKLIHQLYDAGVDALIVQDLGVMELDIPPIELHASTQTDIRTLERAKFLDQAGFSQLVLARELNLQEIRAIADETDAAIEFFIHGALCVAFSGQCNISHAHTGRSANRGDCSQACRLPYTLKDDQGRVVAFEKHLLSMKDNNQSANIRALVEAGVRSFKIEGRYKDMGYVKNITAYYRQRLDDVLEDRPDLARASSGRTAHFFLPDPEKTFHRGSTDYFVTDRKIDIGAFDTPTFTGLPVGIVEKVGKRDLQVVTHDPLTNGDGLNVLIKREVVGFRANIAEPKGEFEEDGEKRYRYRVEPNEMPADLHKARPNHPLNRNLDHNWQQALQKTSAERRIGVSWQVQLRESRLDVTATSEEGISASVSLDGPFGVANKPEQALDQLRDLLCQLGTTQYHAVDVKLDAPEAFFIPNSQLKALRREVIEALTVARVAAHPRGGRKAETSPPPVYPEAHLSFLANVYNQKARDFYHRHGVKLIDAAYEAHEEAGEVPVMITKHCLRFSFNLCPKQAKGVTGVKTKVAPMQLIHGDEVLTLKFDCKPCEMHIIGKMKGHILNLPQPGSAPVVGHISPADLMKTIPRAPH, from the coding sequence ATGTCCCTACCCAAGCATCACCTGGAATTGCTCAGCCCGGCCCGCGATGTGGCGATTGCCCGCGAGGCCATTCTGCACGGCGCTGACGCCATTTATATCGGTGGCCCGAGCTTCGGCGCACGCCATAACGCTGCCAACGAAGTCAGTGACATCGCCGAGCTGGTCGAATTCGCCCGTCGCTACCACGCGCGGGTTTTCACCACGATCAACACGATCCTGCATGACAACGAACTGGAGCCAGCGCGCAAGCTGATCCACCAGTTGTACGACGCAGGCGTGGACGCGTTGATCGTTCAGGACCTGGGCGTCATGGAGCTGGATATTCCGCCCATCGAGCTGCACGCCAGCACCCAGACCGACATTCGTACGCTGGAGCGAGCCAAGTTCCTCGACCAGGCCGGTTTCTCGCAGTTGGTACTGGCCCGTGAGCTGAATCTTCAAGAGATTCGCGCCATCGCCGACGAAACCGACGCCGCCATCGAGTTCTTCATTCATGGCGCCCTGTGCGTGGCGTTTTCCGGCCAGTGCAACATTTCCCACGCCCACACCGGCCGCAGCGCCAACCGTGGCGACTGCTCCCAGGCCTGCCGCCTGCCCTATACATTGAAAGACGATCAGGGCCGCGTCGTGGCCTTTGAGAAACACCTGCTGTCGATGAAGGACAACAACCAGAGCGCCAACATCCGCGCCCTCGTCGAAGCCGGCGTGCGCTCGTTCAAAATCGAAGGCCGCTACAAGGACATGGGCTACGTGAAGAACATCACGGCCTATTACCGCCAGCGCCTGGACGACGTGCTTGAAGACCGCCCGGACCTGGCCCGCGCCTCCAGTGGCCGCACCGCGCATTTCTTCCTGCCCGACCCGGAAAAAACCTTCCACCGCGGCAGCACTGACTATTTCGTCACCGACCGCAAGATCGACATCGGCGCCTTCGACACCCCGACCTTCACCGGCCTGCCCGTGGGCATCGTCGAAAAAGTCGGCAAGCGCGACCTTCAAGTCGTGACCCATGACCCGTTGACCAACGGCGACGGCCTCAACGTGCTGATCAAGCGCGAAGTGGTGGGCTTCCGCGCCAACATCGCCGAGCCGAAAGGTGAATTCGAAGAAGACGGCGAAAAGCGCTACCGCTATCGCGTCGAACCCAACGAAATGCCAGCGGACTTGCATAAAGCCCGTCCGAATCATCCGCTGAATCGCAACCTCGACCACAACTGGCAACAAGCCCTACAGAAGACCTCTGCCGAGCGCCGGATTGGTGTGTCGTGGCAGGTGCAGCTGCGTGAATCGCGTCTGGACGTTACCGCCACCAGTGAGGAAGGCATCAGCGCCAGCGTCTCGCTGGACGGCCCATTCGGCGTCGCCAATAAACCGGAACAGGCACTGGATCAACTGCGCGACCTCCTCTGCCAGCTCGGCACCACCCAGTACCACGCCGTCGACGTCAAACTCGACGCGCCCGAGGCCTTCTTCATCCCGAATTCGCAGCTCAAAGCCTTGCGCCGCGAAGTCATCGAAGCCCTCACCGTCGCCCGCGTCGCTGCCCACCCACGAGGCGGTCGCAAGGCCGAAACCAGTCCGCCGCCGGTCTACCCGGAAGCACACCTGTCGTTCCTGGCCAACGTCTACAACCAGAAGGCGCGCGACTTTTACCACCGCCACGGCGTCAAGCTGATCGACGCGGCGTACGAAGCCCACGAAGAAGCAGGCGAAGTGCCGGTGATGATCACCAAACATTGCCTGCGTTTCTCCTTCAACTTGTGCCCGAAACAGGCCAAGGGCGTCACGGGCGTCAAGACTAAAGTGGCACCGATGCAGCTGATCCACGGCGACGAAGTCCTGACCCTGAAATTCGACTGCAAGCCGTGCGAAATGCACATCATCGGCAAGATGAAAGGCCACATCCTCAACCTGCCACAACCCGGCAGCGCACCGGTCGTGGGCCACATCAGCCCCGCCGACCTGATGAAAACCATCCCTCGCGCACCGCACTGA
- a CDS encoding gamma-butyrobetaine hydroxylase-like domain-containing protein, with protein MIPAPVSIGNSTERQRLRLSWQDGREQYIDHVLLRQQCPCSQCRAFRLRGMKPVVASSLCLIEINPQGYGLQLVFSDGHQRGIYPWAYLAGLGPESTA; from the coding sequence ATGATCCCGGCCCCGGTCTCCATCGGCAATTCCACGGAGCGGCAGCGCCTGAGGTTGAGCTGGCAGGATGGGCGTGAGCAGTACATTGACCATGTGCTGCTGCGACAGCAATGTCCGTGCTCGCAATGCCGGGCGTTTCGTTTGAGAGGGATGAAGCCGGTGGTTGCGTCTTCGTTATGTCTGATTGAGATCAACCCACAGGGCTACGGGTTGCAACTGGTGTTCAGCGACGGGCATCAGCGCGGGATTTACCCGTGGGCGTATTTGGCGGGGTTGGGTCCGGAAAGCACCGCCTGA
- a CDS encoding RidA family protein, whose protein sequence is MSSQHVTFLPDPDADSISSDVATFGGIMVSTQIPTRADGSLELGTITAQSECTLQALKVALERAGSSMDRVMHLTIYLTDMADRAAFNEVYKRFFAKPWPVRAAVGVAALAVEGMRVEVTAMAAKG, encoded by the coding sequence ATGTCCAGCCAACACGTTACCTTCCTGCCCGATCCAGACGCGGATTCCATTTCTTCTGACGTTGCGACGTTCGGCGGCATCATGGTCTCCACGCAGATCCCGACCCGCGCTGACGGCAGCCTGGAACTGGGCACGATCACGGCTCAGAGCGAATGCACCCTTCAGGCGCTGAAAGTCGCGCTGGAACGTGCGGGCAGTTCGATGGATCGCGTGATGCACCTGACCATCTACTTGACCGACATGGCCGACCGGGCTGCGTTCAATGAGGTGTACAAGCGCTTCTTCGCCAAGCCCTGGCCCGTGCGTGCAGCGGTAGGCGTTGCGGCGCTTGCCGTGGAAGGCATGCGCGTGGAAGTGACGGCGATGGCGGCCAAGGGCTAA